In Spodoptera frugiperda isolate SF20-4 chromosome 12, AGI-APGP_CSIRO_Sfru_2.0, whole genome shotgun sequence, a single window of DNA contains:
- the LOC118262675 gene encoding COP9 signalosome complex subunit 6, producing the protein MSSADRIDFEMEVEVESASSGPAVDPPNPTSPAPAAPGCTKSVVVTTATSGSVTVSLHPLVIMNVSEHWTRLRAQEGSPQIVIGALIGKQKGRNIEVMNSFELMFSVIEGDILIDRDYYNLKEEQFKQVFSDMDFLGWYTTGDTPTDKDIAIHRQICEINECPVMLMLNPAGRNGDQLPVVLYESVIDVVNGRATMLLAPLTYTLAAEEAERIGVDHVARVSSGEAALNSLVAEHLTAQRSAIKMLVSRVRAVLATVRAIRDGTLPPRPALLREARALSNRLPLLTSQQFRTHFYNQCNDVALMTYLGTITKGCNAINQLVNRFNVLYDRQGMGRRMRGLFF; encoded by the exons ATGTCGAGTGCCGACAGAATTGATTTTGAAATGGAAGTTGAGGTGGAAAGTGCTTCATCAGGGCCGGCTGTGGATCCTCCTAACCCCACATCTCCAGCGCCTGCAGCACCAGGTTGCACTAAGAGCGTCGTGGTTACCACGGCTACTTCAGGATCTGTAACTGTGTCTTTGCATCCACTCGTCATAATGAATGTGTCTGAACATTGGACAAGATTGCGGGCACAAGAAGGATCTCCACAAATAG TAATTGGAGCTTTAATTGGCAAACAGAAAGGCAGGAACATAGAAGTAATGAATTCATTCGAATTAATGTTCAGTGTTATTGAGGGTGATATCTTAATTGATAGagattattacaatttaaaggAGGAACAAT TCAAACAAGTATTCTCCGATATGGACTTCTTGGGCTGGTACACTACAGGAGACACTCCTACTGACAAAGACATAGCCATTCATCGTCAGATCTGTGAAATCAACGAATGCCCAGTCATGCTCATGCTCAACCCAGCGGGAAGGAACGGAGAT CAACTGCCAGTGGTTTTATATGAGTCTGTAATAGATGTAGTCAATGGCAGAGCCACAATGCTACTGGCACCTCTCACATACACACTGGCGGCTGAAGAGGCAGAAAGAATTGGTGTAGATCATGTAGCCCGAGTGTCTTCTGGTGAAGCCGCTCTTAACAGCTTAG TGGCTGAGCACCTGACGGCGCAGCGCTCAGCTATAAAGATGTTAGTGTCTCGAGTGCGTGCCGTGCTGGCGACGGTGCGAGCAATCCGCGACGGCACGCTGCCGCCGCGGCCTGCTCTACTGCGGGAAGCGCGCGCACTCTCCAACAGACTGCCCCTGCTCACTTCACAACAGTTCCGCACACActtttataat caaTGCAACGACGTCGCTCTAATGACGTACCTGGGCACCATAACAAAAGGCTGCAATGCTATTAACCAGCTAGTGAACAGATTCAACGTACTCTACGACAGACAGGGCATGGGTCGCCGCATGAGAGGACTATTCTTTTAG